Genomic segment of Eupeodes corollae chromosome 2, idEupCoro1.1, whole genome shotgun sequence:
TTTGGTAGGGACATATTCTATCGACAGACAAACtatgaacatacatacatactatCAATGGGAAATGAAAGTTTATTAAAGTATATACGTGAATAGACTACAGTGAAACTCTGTGAGgcataaaagtaaaaacttcCTGTTTCCTAGTTTGTAAAGGTTTATAATATTATGTACACAAAAATAGGTGACATTATAGttcaacttaattttcaaaccaaacatgttacaaaaaaatgagGACAAATAAGGAACATGGCTACCAAAGGTGTAGGCTGATCCCTAATTGCGGGATTTTGAATAGTTGGGAAGTTGGAAAACTCATTTTATTGGAACTACAAATACCAAGCGATGAGTTCGCGGCtacttatttatacatttttagaaatcttTAAGTTCAAGAAAATTTAATCAGCCCTATCACAAAAAATCTCCGAACAAAATCTACCCTACGAATTACGAAAAATGTACATCACAAAATccgaatgaaatttaaaaaggcATTGCCTCATTTGCcgctttcattttcattttcgaaatcAGCTGTTTCGTGTCAAACATTGTGAAGATTAcccaaataaatttgaattaatttccatttttttaaatacgtttttttaaagtgtaaacaaattaaatataaatgcgcaaaattttagacgatttagtacgatgttaaaacatttttagtatgatactaggttaaaaaaaggatttttataattttaaacgagtttagtatcgtactatcttcttaacattttactaaagttaaaatcaccaaatggctactttatctttttagtATCGTATTAAATCTATGTCATACAGATTTTTCttgtcatttttctcaaatgtgacagtgttttaaaattgataaattgtgaaataaaatttatttatacatatcataaaaagtaaattaatttaaaatgttttcggaagaagaagattttgaaatgtttaaggatTCAGTGTTGTGtaggaaagttaaaagttttaaaactcgaGCAAATCCTCTTGAAGAGCTGGACGATGGTGAATTTTACTCCAGGTatagattttataaaacaactGTTCGGTTCTTggttgaaaatcttgacatccaagACCCTATTACAAACCGTGGGCCTATTTCTCCAGATTTGCAAGTTCTAGTTACGTTAcacttttttggaagaaatgtcCATCAATCTGATGTTGGTAAATAAACTTTTCTATTACTAGTCAACAAACGTGTAAACATGCACAACTTTTCGAATACTTTAGGAGCATTACATGGAATGGTGCAGTCCACAGtgggaaaaataattaaaaacatcgCAAAAAGAATTGCTTCACTACTTCCACACTTACAGTTCCCATCTTCCCCTGCGGAGTTGAATGACATCAAATCCGGATTTTACAATATCGCCAGGTTCCCAAAAGTCATAGGTGCAATCGATTGCACTCATGTGCAAATCAAGCGACCAGTTAGGATTGTGGGACCTATTATGGCTGGCCACTACATAAATAGAAAAGGTAGATATTACATTCctaactaaaaaaaatcgatagtcAAACAATCATTTGGTCCATGTACAAAACactattaatttcttaaaggtTATTATTCATTAAATGTCCAAATTGTAACGTATCATAAATGCAGAATTATAGATATCGTTGCAAGATCTCGTGGGTCTCTTCATGACTCCAACATTTGGAACAATTGTCGCCTTAAATCCCGAGAGAATTCACGGACAAATTGTTTCTTCACAAAGCCAGCATTGTTTTGAAGTTTGGATTTAATTTGTTGTCTAAGCCTCAAAGGCACAGTTAATGCCAATCGCAACatcttgttattttatttcaatcttttataaattgcaAGTTAATtccgaaaaacgaaaaaatataaataaataaataaaccacgGTGAgctatgaaaacaaaatgaaaaaagaaaataaaaattcaatgttgtcactttgacatttgcaaaaatattaaggtatgtttgttttgtttgctccacaatctgtcattatttagatgtgttcatgttttttttttaataaaatggttttagcatgatactagttagcaaaacaataaaaagtgtttaaaattagtgaaaagttagtagattactatgtatatagtaaattgttaactagtatcgtgctaaggccttaataataggttgtttaaaattttgcgccaaagTCTTTAAAACTGGATTCAGTGGTTTTTTCTATAATTGCTGGTCGAATAGAGTCCTTCATGCGAAAGAGAAACCTGAAAATTCAGAGGAAACTACTTTGAGACGCTTGTAATCCACTCGACTTAGATTACATAACGTATGTATAGTgacattgaatttaattgtgtttatgttttaaaaacaaaatcttacagatttcaaagaaatttccgACTAAACAAACCAGCATTCAAATATGTATTGGATGAGCTGGAACATGAGCTTAATTTAGGAGTGTTTTCATGCGCAATAACTTCCATTAGCCGGCTCGTGGCTGTCATAAGATTCTTGACAGGAGGTGGATACCAACTTGGTGTTAGCAACGAATATGAGGTTGGCATGGCACAGTCCACATTTCCTTCAACACTCAAAACTGTGTTGAATGTGATGGAAAGAAGACTCTGTCCTGTGTGGATAGGGATACAAATCCCGAGTCGGAAAAAATGAATGCGAAAAGAGACTTCTATTCGAAGTCGTCCCAGGCGTCATTATGTGTGTCGATCTAACACACATAAGATGCGTTGATACCCGCTATCCTGGTGCGAGCCATGATTCTCACATATGGAACCTAAGCAACGCAAGACGATACTTCCAATCCAAATATCAGAAAGGTGATAGGAATACTTGGATTCTAGGTTTGTACAAGAGTGGTAGAAATATTTGTTATCtggcttaaatttaatttatgaattacCTACTAAGGTGATGCTGGTTATCCATTGGAACCATGGATAATGACTCCATATCGTTGTGCTGAAGCTGGAAGTGCAAAGAGCACATACAATAGTAGACACAGCAAAACACGGAATGTTGTGGAAAGAACTATAGGAGTTTTGAAGAACAGATTTCGGTGCATACTGGGTGCACGTCAACTACATTACAGTCCACAAAAAGCAGCACAGATTATCAATGTGGCTTGTGCATTGCATAATATCTGTATACATTATCGTGTCTTGGACAACACGAATATTCCTCACTTTGATATTGAGGACCAAGAAGGATCACAGGAAAATATCGGCATTGATGATTCGAGTAGTtaccaaaatgttgcaaacgcTATGAGGAATAACATTCGGAacacatttgtttaaaaaaagaaaatttattgaaaataaaaaattactttcacaGTCCACAGAATCTTAAACCTAATCTTAATTTAAAGCTTTCACAGCATGGCAAtagaaacttttataaaatggatcaaattcgttttttaaaaccataaacTAATTCAGGTTGTCGCGATTTAGCTTCTCTTCTTCCATTTGCagcattttaagttttattcaacttttttttgcagaaGCTCTTCTTGTATTTTGTTGTGTCTTCGTGTTTCTTCAAATTGTAATCTGTCTATTAATCTGTATATTCTCTTTATGTTTGCAGCAATATCTTCCGTTAGTTTTATTTGTTCCTCGTAATACttctatgtttttgaataaaaattgttttgcaatTCAATTTGCTTCCTTAAGAGATTCGCAGTATCATTATCCGATATCAGTATCCGATATGTGTCACGATCGGATGACATGAGCACATCTACAGGTGGGTCATCAAGCTCAGGAGCCACATATTCTGTTCCGGAGTGTTTTGAAACCCCCCCATGCTCAGCAGAGCTTCCAAACCCAAATGAATTCACGTTTTTTATTCCTGTCGTGGAAGTTTATAGCACTGCCAGCTGAATGACTCCTTCCTCCAGCTTTGAGAAGGAATGTTGCCGGCACTCTCCGCCACCAGTTGCATTTATCTCTTTTTTGTTGTCgacaagtttcttttttatgtaaGATTTCCAATCTAACCAAACCTAAGAGTTTTAATAaggatttagaaatatttttttatagcaaaatcTTTCACGTACTTTTCTCCAAACAGAAGCTTCTTTTGAAGGTGGCCAAGAGCATTCAGTTAGGATTTAACTTTGTCCCAGAAAAGCGTCACATCTTCTTTTGGAGCCTTAGTATATCCTTGAGAtatgtccgttttttcatttaataatttgtttttgtccttttaaagcaacaaatattattaaaagaaaaacaaattggttaATACTTACAACACAACTGTTTCCCAACGATTCCGACACAAATTACTAGTCGTAGAAGAAGAGGGAAAATTTCCGTTTCATTCGGATTGAGTGATACCAAATTTCAGGAACTTCGAAATTCGTAGTAGATTTTCTACTACGAATGATCGTGATCgatttcaaactgctatggtaaaaaaaacacccacgcaattttcttgagagccctttctgcatctttctgccttattatctgtataacaaaatttatttgaagtcgatatctcttctggttcttgagctatggacgacgaaaaaaacgtcgcgaacgtacgaacgattgtacacacgcacgcacagacatatttctaaaaatcttttacttcgactctagggaccttgaaacgtcgagaaatgtcaagacttgaaataaattttatataatatattgtaacaagcaagtatagtttttgaaaaaaaaaatcgaataaacggtttttttataaatgaaaaaactaaaaaacaaatttgtcacctcgaaaattttacgagtgtaatatgatttcatctctaaaaaaattttgtgcaacgaagaataacgtttttgacatctggtaaaattttgagaaaatcgaattgacagttttttttaaatacaaacctaaaaaaaatattacttaaaattggtaaaaattgaatctcgactcaaatatcttttcaaaatttgagattatggcttccaactaatttttacttaaaagaaatattatcttcaacAGGCAGTAcaattcacagaaaatattgttttcgatattcagtagttttttttataagaaaccaacagtccgttttttcataaaaaataaaatctacaagatcttgatatctctcaaattaacttcattcatccaatttctaTTTAACAaaccaagatttaaaaataaacttaactatttctctatataaaaataaaataccaacagtattttaaactttttaagaataattcaactgacaacttttttaacccaatgcgaaaacttacaaactttaaagcaagacaaatcgatagacgggatggaaagttatcagtgtaggtcgcatcccagcctcttttttggagatacaattattttcactataaaaatcttgtattttaaCTCtagatcaaaattttcaattagacaaatcggaccgattaccaTAACTTTCCATTGGAAGTTAGTTAGTAGTTTGTACAAAATGTGggatattttttgaagtaatgCCATTTTGTATCTAATTTTCTTGGACTACtgtttttcggttttttaatacaattaaaaagtatttgaacCAGTTCTACTGTCATTGACCCATTTCAAAAAGCTAGATCTAATTTAAGCAATTCGTCTGCAacaactttctcaaaattattaataatgtatttttagaatttttttcacATGAACATACCGACTTTATCCCTCGTCAAAATAAGTATTGAAAATTCATTGTAAAACGattggaaattaaaaaagaaaatcatactCTTAACTTTTGTAAGGAAACTCAATTCATCCGAAAACAGCTCGTTTGGTCTTCAGTTCAGTCCTATAATAGCCTTCCACGGCTTTCTTTCAACCCAACATCAATCAGctgtaaatgtaaataaactTTTCCATTACAGAAATTAGCTGTGAATTAGTAAGGATTGCCCTAATTCAATTCATGGCAAATCTCACGCACAGCTTCGACTCCGTTATTGTGTTCTATacgtctttttcttttttcttcttttgctcTTTGTTATTTATATTCTATTCTTTGGTTTGGATTTCAAGCAAAAAAGCCTGACAATGGTGCCATCAATCCAATTGATGTTCATTCTCAGCTCAGCCTTGCCTTGCCTTGAAGATTTCAacataaaagaacgagtatGAGGATGATATGGCATAGAAAAGAACAACGTAAAGGCGTATACATGTAATACGCCCACTTCACCACCCAccggaaaacaaaaaacctttcTATCGGGCTTTGTCGTATTCTatccctttttttatttgaactgaAAAAAGCACACACAAAATCAAGGACTCATCATTTGGGCCAGCTCCTGTACTTTAAAAGCCAATGAATAGAAAGGAAATGGTTTTGCCATAAAACTGGCAAAGATGAACcatgaaaagaagaagaacgaAAATTCAACAAAGTAATAGTCCGTgactatgacgatgacgatgaagatgGTGATGGTGGATTTTAGTTAGAGGAAGAGAACAAAGAATTGGTAGAACGAGGACTCGAACGCGTTGAAGATGTAGACAAAAGAACTGGTGCGTCCTTGGTATAAGGATATACATATACCCACTCGAATTTGAGAGAATCTTTTATCCGGTGTTGGGAAGTATAAGACTGAGACCAGGACCGGGACCGGGAATGGTGAAATGGTAAAATGGATTTATCGACGTGGCGGTGTACTTCGACATCGATTGTAATCgaattttattgatattgacACAATTCTTGTGATTGCCGGATACATGGCGGCCCTTGCCTTAACTTATACTCAGGCCCTCTACCGCCAAGAACACGCAACAGCAATAAAGCCCAATCGCACGATATCCAGCTTTATACTATATTTATATCGTAGGATGTGggtcttgatttttatttaagatattaAATTGCCCTCAGGGATTGGAATATATAGATGGATATAGAAGGagaagaagaaaacgaagaTACCGGAACCCAGCGAAAACAAAcgtataaaaatcaaattaacttgTGAACCCTCACTAAGCGCCCGCCATCATTTCGTTGGTTTGTTGTCATAGTCATCTCGCGTCTATATAGTCATCTTTACTAAAGTCTCGTCTATCGTTTGCCTAGTCTTATGTTGAAGAAAGGTCGAAGAGAGGAATTTCAAAAGATACTATCATCagatttaattgttttgtgGGAATACAAAGAGGAACAAGGAGGTCGTTTATTTTAATGGCGTCGATGGAAAGCGATAGAGCGGATGGCAATAATGCCACTAATTGCTAAAGcaaaacaatcatttttctcgtcgtctttttttcttcttctttttgttgtgtTACTAAAACAATGGAAGGATGTTTATAGGAGGGCGTAATATTGGAATGTAATGTGAGTAGGCTTTATAGGGTACCTATCAATGTTTAGagtgaaattcaatttattgacAATGAGTAAATTtctatataatatttgttttgaccaaACTGAATTTATGGGTATAGTTATATTTACAAACAGAACTATATATCTTCTATAtttatgcttttatttttactatagaACTCATTTAAAGCCTTACACACTTCTTTATTGTGAATAGTCAGCAGAta
This window contains:
- the LOC129948474 gene encoding putative nuclease HARBI1 → MCVDLTHIRCVDTRYPGASHDSHIWNLSNARRYFQSKYQKGDRNTWILGDAGYPLEPWIMTPYRCAEAGSAKSTYNSRHSKTRNVVERTIGVLKNRFRCILGARQLHYSPQKAAQIINVACALHNICIHYRVLDNTNIPHFDIEDQEGSQENIGIDDSSSYQNVANAMRNNIRNTFV